One segment of Planctomycetota bacterium DNA contains the following:
- a CDS encoding NADH-quinone oxidoreductase subunit B gives MSPPTAPSLPAAGRPWIEGRFEENLVLTTVEQAINWARQSSIWPMTFGLACCAIEMMAAGASRYDLDRFGAGAFRATPRQADLMIVAGTVTYKMASRVRRLYNMMPDPKYVIAMGACTTGGGPYFKWGYHVVKGVDLVVPVDVYVPGCPPRPESLLEGLMRIQDKILGQRIARRPDGGKIEDELPVPHHSGHVISPIADGELVFSHQKVQP, from the coding sequence ATGTCCCCCCCCACCGCACCGTCGCTGCCCGCTGCCGGCCGTCCCTGGATCGAGGGGCGGTTCGAGGAGAACCTCGTCCTGACCACCGTCGAGCAGGCGATCAACTGGGCTCGGCAATCGAGCATCTGGCCGATGACGTTCGGCTTGGCGTGCTGCGCCATCGAGATGATGGCCGCCGGTGCGAGCCGCTACGACCTCGACCGGTTCGGCGCGGGGGCGTTCCGGGCAACGCCTCGGCAGGCCGATTTGATGATCGTGGCCGGCACGGTGACCTACAAAATGGCCAGCCGTGTGCGGCGGCTCTACAACATGATGCCCGATCCCAAGTACGTGATCGCGATGGGTGCTTGCACCACCGGGGGTGGCCCGTACTTCAAGTGGGGCTATCACGTAGTCAAGGGTGTCGATCTGGTGGTCCCGGTCGACGTCTACGTCCCCGGCTGCCCGCCCCGCCCCGAGAGCCTCCTCGAGGGGTTGATGCGGATCCAGGACAAGATCCTCGGCCAGCGGATCGCGCGGCGGCCCGACGGCGGCAAGATCGAAGACGAGCTGCCGGTGCCCCACCATTCCGGCCACGTCATCTCGCCGATCGCCGACGGCGAGCTCGTGTTCTCGCACCAGAAGGTCCAGCCCTGA
- the queG gene encoding tRNA epoxyqueuosine(34) reductase QueG: MQPACTSTSGAASPPPDLVALLRAAAAAIGFSRLGIAAVGDRDPLVHARFRAWLDAGRAGPMAGWLEAHEPLRRDPATLLAGVRSAIMLATDHPPAAADPAPPGRGRVASYAWGDDYHDLLRRRVNALGAWLEERLPGCRTRGVVDSAPFAEREFGWLAGLGWFGKNTMLIDPRAGSHFFLAALLTDAVLPGDAPIHVDHCGTCTACLDACPTGALVEPRILDAGLCVSALSIEERGAVPVELRPGMGDWIFGCDECQRVCPWNRLAPGSAEPTFAPRGGATTLDLADLLALDEEAFRRRFRGAPLLRAKRAGLARSAAVALGNQAASGDDAHARRAVAALAAALADPVAMVRGAAAWALGRWRAAGAAAAGGPLAARLAVETDAAVRDELSAALADAGDGPP, from the coding sequence ATGCAGCCTGCCTGCACCTCCACGTCCGGTGCCGCGTCGCCGCCCCCCGACCTGGTCGCGCTGCTCCGCGCCGCCGCCGCCGCCATCGGCTTTTCCCGGCTCGGGATCGCCGCCGTCGGTGACCGCGATCCACTCGTCCACGCCCGCTTCCGCGCGTGGCTCGACGCCGGCCGCGCCGGGCCGATGGCCGGCTGGCTCGAAGCCCACGAGCCACTGCGCCGCGATCCGGCCACGCTCCTCGCCGGCGTCCGCAGCGCGATCATGCTCGCCACCGACCACCCGCCGGCCGCCGCCGACCCCGCTCCCCCGGGGCGCGGGCGTGTGGCGAGCTACGCATGGGGCGACGACTACCACGACCTCCTCAGGCGCCGCGTCAACGCGTTGGGAGCCTGGCTCGAGGAGCGCCTTCCCGGCTGCCGGACGCGCGGCGTCGTCGACTCGGCGCCGTTCGCGGAGCGCGAGTTCGGCTGGCTGGCGGGGCTGGGCTGGTTTGGCAAAAACACGATGCTCATCGACCCACGGGCCGGCAGCCATTTCTTCCTCGCGGCCCTGCTCACCGACGCCGTCCTCCCGGGCGACGCCCCGATCCACGTCGACCACTGCGGGACCTGCACCGCCTGCCTCGACGCCTGCCCGACGGGGGCCCTCGTCGAACCGCGGATCCTCGACGCCGGGCTGTGTGTGAGTGCACTGTCGATCGAAGAGCGCGGGGCGGTGCCGGTGGAACTCCGGCCGGGAATGGGCGACTGGATCTTCGGTTGCGACGAGTGCCAACGCGTCTGCCCGTGGAACCGGCTCGCGCCGGGCAGCGCCGAGCCGACCTTCGCCCCGCGCGGCGGCGCGACGACGCTCGACCTCGCCGACCTCCTGGCGCTCGACGAGGAGGCGTTTCGCCGGCGCTTCCGTGGCGCGCCGCTGCTCCGCGCCAAGCGTGCCGGCCTGGCGCGCAGCGCCGCGGTGGCGCTGGGAAACCAGGCGGCCAGCGGCGACGACGCCCACGCCCGCCGGGCGGTGGCAGCGCTCGCCGCGGCACTCGCCGATCCGGTCGCGATGGTCCGCGGCGCCGCCGCCTGGGCGCTGGGCCGTTGGCGGGCGGCGGGCGCGGCCGCGGCGGGCGGGCCCCTCGCCGCCCGCCTCGCGGTCGAGACCGACGCCGCCGTCCGCGACGAACTGTCCGCCGCCCTGGCCGACGCCGGGGACGGCCCGCCGTGA
- a CDS encoding MarR family transcriptional regulator: MSRIPDDDIRPTDTPLLDVLRASGPHGVGDLARALFVTPTAIRQRLARLEQAGIVARTTGTAAVAARGRGRPSHSFALSEKGRRLGGENYRDLALVLWNEVRATADPAVRRGLLGRIGAGLASLVDAEVEGTSPEERLASAADLLRRRRVAVEFRDGAAEPAGDDGRPGPSSLISHSCPYPGLAETDRGICAAERVMIEEVVGAPVRLSECRLDGGDCCRFTLVPLHATATTPG; the protein is encoded by the coding sequence ATGAGCCGTATTCCCGACGACGACATCCGCCCGACCGACACGCCGTTGCTCGATGTGCTCCGCGCTTCGGGGCCGCACGGAGTGGGTGATCTGGCCCGGGCGCTCTTCGTCACGCCGACGGCCATCCGGCAGCGCCTTGCCCGCCTCGAACAGGCCGGGATCGTCGCCCGGACGACCGGCACCGCTGCCGTGGCCGCGCGGGGGCGTGGCCGTCCGTCCCACAGCTTCGCCCTCAGCGAGAAGGGGCGGAGGCTCGGGGGGGAAAACTACCGCGACTTGGCGCTCGTTCTGTGGAACGAAGTCCGGGCGACGGCGGATCCGGCCGTCCGGCGCGGCCTGCTCGGCCGGATCGGTGCCGGCTTGGCGTCGCTGGTCGATGCCGAGGTCGAGGGCACCTCCCCCGAGGAGCGGCTCGCCAGCGCCGCCGACCTGCTGCGGCGCCGGCGCGTCGCCGTCGAGTTCCGTGACGGCGCCGCGGAACCTGCCGGCGACGACGGCCGCCCCGGACCGTCTTCGCTCATTTCGCACAGCTGTCCGTACCCCGGGCTCGCCGAAACCGACCGCGGCATCTGTGCCGCCGAGCGCGTGATGATCGAGGAGGTGGTCGGGGCACCTGTGCGCCTCTCCGAGTGCCGTCTCGACGGCGGCGACTGCTGCCGATTCACGCTCGTACCGCTCCACGCCACCGCTACCACCCCCGGCTGA
- a CDS encoding preprotein translocase subunit SecA: MLDFLARFALPTRSALGAADWRTVARIEELAPAYEQQSDAALRRTVRSLAYRVKAGEPVEAVLVESFAATREAARRSIGLRHYDVQLLAGVALVRGAIVEMQTGEGKTLVATLPLALYALAGKGAHLATVNDYLVRRDAEWMGPVYEKLGLSVGIIQSQMDFDVRRSAYAEDITYGTAKEFGFDFLKDRLMAREIAEGRGDLGAALTGRHGAGAPRLLQRPYWFALVDEADNVLIDEARTPLIISAPPGQAQAVQQKLFRFAAQAAEALDATEDFEFDPQKKSCELLGPGRSRVRAMPRSTLLDQLSLLAIYEAVERAVRAKVAFIRDRQYVVRDGKIVIIDEFTGRAAEGRTWRDGLHQAVEAKEGVEVTVPSGHAARITIQDLFARWPHLGGMTGTIASSGREISRTYGVAVALVPTHRPAIRRRLPAVVTATQGEKFARIVAETAELHAAGRPVLIGSRSIDRSEELSRLLTAAGLEHTVLNARHIEREAEIVAAAGQRGQITVSTNMAGRGTDIKLGPGVEELGGLHVICTELHDSQRIDRQLVGRSGRQGDPGTWRQYVALDDEILVGAHGPEKAARIVARQRGRLDADPEGVLRVFQRAQRIVEARHVRQRRVLEYVERQRAEAHIQMSQDPYLDAAS; encoded by the coding sequence ATGCTCGACTTCCTCGCGCGCTTCGCGCTGCCGACGCGATCGGCGCTCGGCGCCGCCGACTGGCGGACGGTCGCGCGGATCGAGGAGCTGGCCCCGGCCTACGAGCAGCAGAGCGATGCGGCGCTGCGCCGCACGGTGCGGTCGCTGGCCTACCGCGTGAAGGCCGGCGAGCCGGTCGAGGCGGTGCTCGTCGAGAGCTTCGCGGCGACCCGTGAGGCGGCCCGCCGGAGCATCGGCCTGCGCCACTACGACGTCCAGCTTCTCGCCGGGGTGGCGCTGGTCCGTGGCGCGATCGTCGAGATGCAGACCGGCGAGGGGAAGACCCTGGTCGCGACGCTGCCGCTGGCGCTCTACGCGCTGGCCGGCAAGGGGGCCCACCTGGCGACGGTCAACGACTACCTCGTGCGCCGCGATGCCGAATGGATGGGCCCGGTCTACGAGAAGCTCGGGCTGTCGGTCGGCATCATCCAGTCGCAGATGGATTTCGACGTCCGCCGGTCGGCCTACGCCGAGGACATCACCTACGGCACCGCCAAGGAGTTCGGCTTCGACTTCCTCAAGGACCGGCTGATGGCGCGCGAGATCGCCGAGGGGCGCGGCGACCTGGGCGCGGCGCTCACCGGCCGCCACGGGGCCGGCGCGCCGCGCCTCCTCCAGCGCCCCTACTGGTTCGCGCTGGTCGATGAAGCCGACAACGTCCTCATCGACGAGGCGCGGACGCCGCTGATCATCTCGGCGCCACCGGGGCAGGCCCAGGCGGTGCAGCAGAAGCTGTTCCGGTTCGCGGCCCAGGCCGCCGAGGCGCTCGACGCCACGGAAGACTTCGAGTTCGACCCGCAGAAGAAGAGCTGCGAGCTGCTCGGGCCCGGGCGGAGCCGCGTCCGCGCGATGCCGCGCTCGACGCTCCTCGACCAGCTCAGCTTGCTGGCGATCTACGAGGCGGTCGAGCGCGCGGTCCGCGCGAAGGTCGCCTTCATCCGCGACCGGCAGTACGTCGTCCGCGACGGCAAGATCGTGATCATCGACGAGTTCACCGGCCGCGCCGCCGAGGGGCGGACGTGGCGCGACGGGCTCCACCAGGCGGTCGAGGCGAAGGAGGGGGTCGAGGTCACGGTCCCCTCCGGACATGCCGCCCGGATCACGATCCAGGACCTGTTCGCGCGCTGGCCGCATCTCGGCGGGATGACCGGGACGATCGCCTCCAGCGGCCGCGAGATCAGCCGGACCTACGGCGTCGCCGTCGCCCTCGTGCCGACCCACCGGCCGGCGATCCGCCGCCGGCTCCCCGCGGTCGTCACCGCGACGCAGGGGGAGAAGTTCGCGCGGATCGTGGCCGAGACGGCCGAGCTCCACGCCGCCGGGAGGCCGGTGCTGATCGGCTCGCGTTCGATCGACCGGTCGGAGGAACTCTCGCGCCTCCTCACCGCGGCCGGCCTCGAGCACACCGTGCTCAACGCCCGCCACATCGAGCGCGAGGCGGAGATCGTCGCCGCCGCCGGCCAGCGCGGGCAGATCACGGTGTCGACGAACATGGCCGGCCGCGGCACCGACATCAAGCTCGGCCCCGGCGTCGAGGAGCTCGGCGGCCTGCACGTGATCTGCACCGAGCTCCACGACTCGCAACGGATCGACCGCCAGCTCGTCGGCCGCTCCGGCCGCCAGGGAGACCCGGGCACGTGGCGGCAGTACGTCGCCCTCGACGACGAGATCCTCGTCGGCGCCCACGGGCCGGAGAAGGCGGCGCGGATCGTCGCCCGGCAGCGTGGGCGGCTCGACGCCGATCCCGAGGGCGTGCTGCGGGTGTTCCAGCGTGCCCAGCGGATCGTCGAGGCGCGGCACGTGCGCCAGCGGCGCGTGCTCGAATACGTCGAGCGCCAGCGGGCCGAGGCCCACATCCAGATGAGCCAGGATCCCTACCTCGACGCCGCCTCGTGA
- a CDS encoding tRNA-dihydrouridine synthase produces the protein MSAEPSPPSPAPVAPLRLGGLVVDPPVLQAPMAGYTNFAFRQVVRSFGGAGLLATEMIAARSAAWLETHRGEHPDRLWGVRDEPRPLAVQMWDNDPDNLAAVGRRLARDFAVSVVDLNFGCPVRQVTEKAHSGSWLLRDPERVGTIVRRVVEACDGVPVTAKIRLGCSDSCRTAVEVAQRVEEAGAAGLTVHGRVAAQFFTGRADWDAILAVKRAVGRMPVIGNGDVTGAAVAVERLRSGVDGVMIAREALARPWIFAQVAALLAGREPPPDPSLAEQREIVLFHYGLVCRRFGVERGTLLMRKFACSYAQGLPGAREFRGRVSRVTTAAEFLEAMAGWFSGQPRNRAAGAGVDQAVISAGGIVENPAGSTLPA, from the coding sequence ATGTCCGCCGAACCGTCCCCTCCCTCCCCTGCCCCGGTGGCGCCTCTGCGCCTCGGCGGGCTCGTCGTCGACCCGCCGGTGCTCCAGGCGCCGATGGCGGGCTACACCAACTTCGCCTTCCGGCAGGTCGTCCGGTCGTTCGGCGGCGCCGGGCTGTTGGCGACGGAGATGATCGCAGCGCGGAGTGCCGCCTGGCTCGAGACCCACCGCGGCGAGCACCCCGACCGGCTGTGGGGCGTGCGCGACGAGCCGCGGCCGCTGGCGGTGCAGATGTGGGACAACGATCCCGACAACCTCGCCGCCGTCGGCCGGCGCCTGGCGCGCGACTTCGCCGTCAGCGTCGTCGACCTCAACTTCGGTTGCCCGGTGCGCCAAGTCACCGAGAAGGCCCACAGCGGGTCGTGGCTCCTCCGCGACCCGGAGCGCGTCGGCACGATCGTCCGCCGCGTGGTCGAGGCCTGCGACGGCGTGCCGGTCACGGCCAAGATCCGCCTCGGCTGCTCCGACTCCTGCCGGACCGCCGTCGAGGTCGCGCAGCGCGTCGAGGAGGCGGGAGCTGCCGGCCTCACGGTCCATGGCCGGGTGGCTGCGCAGTTCTTCACCGGCCGGGCCGACTGGGATGCGATCCTGGCCGTGAAGCGCGCCGTCGGGCGGATGCCGGTGATCGGCAATGGCGACGTCACCGGCGCCGCCGTCGCGGTGGAGCGGCTCCGCAGCGGAGTCGACGGCGTGATGATCGCCCGCGAGGCGCTCGCCCGCCCCTGGATCTTCGCGCAGGTGGCGGCGCTGCTGGCCGGACGTGAACCCCCACCTGATCCGAGCCTCGCCGAGCAGCGCGAGATCGTGCTGTTCCACTATGGTCTCGTCTGCCGCCGGTTCGGCGTCGAGCGCGGCACGCTGCTGATGCGAAAATTCGCCTGTTCGTACGCCCAGGGTCTGCCCGGGGCCCGCGAGTTCCGCGGCCGGGTGTCGCGGGTGACGACGGCGGCCGAGTTTCTCGAGGCGATGGCAGGCTGGTTTTCCGGGCAGCCGCGGAATCGAGCCGCCGGTGCCGGTGTCGATCAGGCGGTAATTTCCGCAGGCGGAATTGTCGAAAATCCCGCGGGGTCTACACTGCCTGCATGA
- the sufC gene encoding Fe-S cluster assembly ATPase SufC yields MAGEVAGERLVVRGLHVAVDGQEILRGVDLEIGRGEVHALMGPNGSGKSTLGYAIMGHPSYEVTAGSITLVSADGAERDLLAMEPDERARAGVFLAFQRPMAIPGVRLADFLRHAVTNVRNPERKEGEELIPMREFRGELKAKMADLSIDQEFARRYVNDGFSGGEMKRAEILQLAMLRPRFAILDETDSGLDADAVRLASESIARIGGAEMGILIITHHEQLLEHNIPLRTHVMLGGRIVESGGPELAAELHKRGYERIRAAYPEAAAAERAAAEAAV; encoded by the coding sequence ATGGCGGGTGAAGTGGCGGGCGAACGGCTGGTGGTGCGCGGGCTGCACGTCGCCGTCGACGGGCAGGAGATCCTCCGTGGCGTCGATCTCGAGATCGGCCGCGGCGAGGTCCACGCGCTGATGGGGCCCAACGGGTCGGGCAAGAGCACGCTCGGCTACGCGATCATGGGCCATCCCTCCTACGAGGTCACTGCCGGGAGCATCACGCTTGTCAGCGCCGACGGCGCCGAGCGCGACCTGCTGGCAATGGAACCCGACGAGCGCGCCCGGGCCGGCGTGTTCCTCGCCTTCCAGCGGCCGATGGCGATCCCCGGCGTGCGGCTCGCCGATTTCCTCCGCCACGCCGTCACCAACGTCCGCAACCCGGAGCGGAAGGAAGGGGAGGAGCTGATCCCGATGCGGGAGTTCCGCGGCGAGCTCAAGGCAAAGATGGCCGACCTGTCGATCGACCAAGAGTTCGCCCGCCGCTACGTCAACGACGGCTTCTCGGGGGGCGAGATGAAGCGCGCCGAGATCCTCCAGCTGGCGATGCTGCGGCCGCGATTCGCGATCCTCGACGAGACCGACAGCGGCCTCGACGCCGACGCCGTCCGGCTCGCCAGCGAGAGCATCGCCCGGATCGGCGGGGCGGAGATGGGGATCCTGATCATCACCCACCACGAGCAGCTCCTCGAGCACAACATCCCGCTCCGGACCCACGTGATGCTCGGTGGGCGGATCGTCGAGAGCGGCGGGCCGGAACTGGCCGCCGAGCTCCACAAGCGGGGTTACGAGCGGATCCGCGCGGCATATCCGGAGGCAGCCGCCGCCGAGCGCGCGGCTGCGGAGGCAGCGGTCTGA
- the sufB gene encoding Fe-S cluster assembly protein SufB — protein sequence MDTTVDGQGVALGEINKYDFRTDSPAVFKARRGLDATIVAQISEMKREPEWVRDFRLKSLEIFHSKPMPSWGGRIGVDFQDIFYYLKPAEQQGKTWEEVPDAIKQTFDRLGIPEAERKFLAGVKAQFESEVVYGSLQEDLAKKGVIFTDTDTAVREHPDLLREYFGKIIPPTDNKFAALNSAVWSGGSFIYVPKGVSIEFPLQAYFRINAESMGQFERTLIIVDEGAQVHYVEGCTAPMYSTESLHSAVVEIVVKKHGRCRYTTIQNWANNIYNLVTKRAMAYEGALMEWIDGNLGSQLTMKYPAVYLMEPGARGEILSIAFASAGQHQDAGAKIVHAAPHTSGRIVSKSISKNGGRASYRGLVRVEPGARKSRSSVVCDALILDDKSRSDTYPYIEVEEQDVSIGHEASVSKIGEEQLFYLTSRGLTEAEASTMIVGGFIEPLVKELPMEYAVEMNKLIQLQMEGSVG from the coding sequence ATGGATACGACGGTCGACGGACAGGGCGTGGCCCTCGGCGAAATCAACAAGTACGACTTCCGCACCGACTCCCCGGCGGTGTTCAAGGCGCGGCGCGGGCTCGACGCCACGATCGTCGCGCAGATCTCGGAGATGAAGCGCGAGCCCGAGTGGGTGCGCGACTTCCGCCTCAAGTCGCTGGAGATCTTCCACTCCAAGCCGATGCCCTCGTGGGGCGGGCGGATCGGCGTCGACTTTCAGGACATCTTCTACTACCTCAAGCCCGCCGAGCAGCAGGGAAAGACGTGGGAGGAGGTCCCCGACGCGATCAAGCAGACGTTCGACCGCCTCGGGATCCCCGAGGCGGAGCGGAAGTTCCTCGCCGGGGTCAAGGCCCAGTTCGAGAGCGAGGTCGTCTACGGCTCGCTGCAGGAGGACCTGGCGAAGAAAGGGGTGATCTTCACCGACACCGACACCGCCGTCCGCGAGCACCCCGACCTGCTCCGCGAGTATTTCGGGAAGATCATCCCGCCGACCGACAACAAGTTCGCCGCCCTCAACTCCGCCGTCTGGTCGGGGGGCTCGTTCATCTACGTGCCCAAGGGGGTGTCGATCGAGTTCCCGCTCCAGGCCTACTTCCGCATCAACGCCGAGAGCATGGGGCAGTTCGAGCGGACGCTGATCATCGTCGACGAGGGGGCGCAGGTGCACTACGTCGAGGGCTGCACCGCCCCGATGTACTCCACCGAGAGCCTCCACTCGGCCGTGGTCGAGATCGTCGTCAAGAAGCACGGTCGCTGCCGTTACACGACGATCCAGAACTGGGCCAACAACATCTACAACCTCGTCACCAAGCGTGCCATGGCCTACGAGGGCGCGCTGATGGAGTGGATCGACGGCAACCTCGGCAGCCAGCTGACGATGAAATACCCGGCGGTCTACCTGATGGAGCCGGGCGCGCGGGGGGAGATCCTCTCGATCGCCTTCGCCTCCGCGGGGCAGCACCAGGACGCCGGCGCGAAGATCGTCCACGCCGCCCCCCACACCAGCGGCCGGATCGTCTCCAAGAGCATCTCGAAGAACGGCGGCCGGGCCAGCTACCGCGGCCTGGTGCGCGTCGAGCCGGGCGCGCGGAAGAGCCGGTCGAGCGTGGTCTGCGACGCCCTGATCCTCGACGACAAGAGCCGCAGCGACACCTATCCCTACATCGAGGTCGAGGAGCAGGACGTCTCGATCGGCCACGAGGCGAGCGTCTCGAAGATCGGCGAGGAGCAGCTGTTCTACCTCACCAGCCGCGGCCTCACCGAGGCCGAGGCGAGCACGATGATCGTCGGCGGGTTCATCGAGCCGCTCGTCAAGGAGCTGCCGATGGAGTACGCCGTCGAGATGAACAAACTGATCCAGTTGCAGATGGAAGGCTCGGTGGGCTGA